DNA from Octopus sinensis unplaced genomic scaffold, ASM634580v1 Contig10079, whole genome shotgun sequence:
agaatttattattatatcaaatcattttataatatgttataaaagttTGAATTAACgaaaaattttgtgtatataaatataggcttAACGCCGTAAATACGATTAAAAGAAATGTCTCTTTCTTGGTCTCATTACATactttcatattttataatattagtatataatatataatacaaactagACATCGggtgtttttattcttattcaatggataaaatatctttatttcttccataGATCTGCCAATTCATTCCTGATGGATAAAcccttcatcattatttttttcgtAATGATTGCAGTTGGATTAGTGTTTGTGTTAACGACTGTCCTTGGAATTATGTACCACTCATGTTCCCGAGCTTTGTTTTATCCAGTTCTCATTTtcgtattaaaaaatatttagtatatttcGTTTCTTAGCTGTTCTCTCTGCATTACAATCATCTGCTCTTTGGTCCAAACGATGTATAAAACTATCatttcagacaaaatatttaaaataatccaTTCAGAAATTGATTTGTATCATTCTGGAGGATCCTATAAATACTCGATTGACTTTGTGCAAGGCATAGTaagtattatatatcattatagttGCAATGTTGTGGAGCCACGAATTTTTCTGATTGGAATAACAACTCAATTCCAAATTCATGCTGTTTGGGACATTTAAAGTGTCACTTTGAATCTAAACTTTTATTCAGAAAAGTGATTTattggaaatattattattatagggatGTTATATTGTTATCAAGGAATATATTGCAGACAATTTAACACTTTTTATTGTCCTGAATGCTTGTCTTTTGATATTTATTGTAAGATTCTGACTGATTTTTGATAGGGTTTGTTGCTTGTTAGAGAACTGATCGGATCAAAGTACAGGAGTTCagcttaaattttaacttttttaaattataaaaaaataaattgtatcaCGAGTTTTCTTATTGTGGCTATAGGTTTTATGTTCAgaacattaaattttatttttactaatcaaatatcaataatattaataatctatattttatgaTGAAATTATTGCGCAGTCAATATAATAcactaatcattattattacttgtaaattaaatttctattttttctgattgaaatatctCTTTTGATGATATCCAAAatgtgaattaaaattttctttattgttaaaaaatttaattagtcACATaaatcattgttaatattattcaataaattttgttAATTAGCCACGtcctattattttttaattaattttttgatgAAACCTGCTGAAATCGAATGATTTTTTGGAAAATGTGTTTTGAAATATAGTTTGTCACAGTCGGATAAATGGACACGCGAATAAATGGACACCTggcttaaaaatattattattttaatatattttaaaaaatttacccttGGTTGTCAAAAATCATTTTACTGAATTTGTTAATGATAATTCATTTTCCCTTAAAATTCCGCTTGACTTATAAATCAATAAGAAATCTCTATGATGATTCAAAAAAAATTTCGGTTTTCTTGACTTATACTATAGAAACCACATAGCTGATTGGCAGAGACGATTTTATTTGCAAGAGTAATATGTGACATGTGCGGCTGATACGTATGGGCAACGGGTTACATTTTATCTTGAAAAATGTTAATTTAGCCTTGAACAAGTCATCCTATTTTAATTCGACCACGTCGTTTGCACCGTTCAGAATTATGTTTGGAGAAAATGCCGATTAGTCGACAAACATACACTATAGCGAAGAACTTAATCTTTTATTCACAAAATTGGATTCATCAAACGTGGATGAAAAAAATGACGTAGAGGACTACATGGCTTGGACATGGTTTTCCACCAATAGTACAAGAACAAAGGCTGTCCAGTACTCTGATGTGGCGGAACAAAAAATGCTCAGAAAAACATCTGTTAAAATGACGCTTATGTTTTTAAAATCGGAGGCAAAGTTTTTCGAAGAGCTAGAACCGACAATGTGACAGGTAAGAGGCGGAACCTGGAGGCTAActttttaataaacaataattttttgatttaattttcattGGAAGATcatttagggttaaggttacggttagggttagtttttcacttggggaaaaagtgaaataaagttgagcaaaaatgtatatttgagtgttttaataaatattttagtgtacaattttaattttaaaaaaacctgtGACAATTGTGAAAAATTCCGCCGTTCTCTAAATCAGGCATTCTCAAGCTTTTGTTGTTCATCGCCCCTTAGATATTTTATCGCCCCTTGTCagcatacaatttaaaaatttttgtgcaTTGTCCCTTAATtagttgttttatgtatataactcaaaaatcaaaatataaaacaataaatcaaatgtaaaaattgaatttttattaaaaattattagtgagacccttgaatttcagcaattttataaAAAGCGATCTGCGCATCCacaactacatataaataaatgtgaaataattatCATGGCTTTGTGAGTAACGACTTGatcgttttcttatttttaaaattgtattttaaagtttgaaaatattcaatcggCTTTGACATTTTATCTGGGTGCTTGCGTTTTAAATGATCCTGTAATCGTGATGGCTTCATCGCCTCATTTGAGAAAGAACATTGACAAATAAGATAATAAGGCTGTTTTGTATCTTCAGTACTTTGAATATacccatattttaaatattcgttttgatAATGACGACTTTTCTTATTTGAGCGAGAAGACATCTTAGATATCAaacaagaatgtaaaaacagcgttctattttgaatataaaatttaaggaTAAACACTATAGAAGAAGTATTAATAAAtctaaaacattattaaaaaaatactttaaaatacttTATTGACCAAAGTACCAgggtaagccagttaattataatccCCCGTGATCCCCGATTCAagcgagggagatccttctgaaaggtttgATCCTGCCCACAATGATCGgactgagacgacgatgtcccagagTCAGAGTTCTAGaagtcctttttcggtaggcattaagtgcctcctgagcgtttcCATATCCGATTGGAAGTTCCAACTGACTTGTTTTCCAAAAAGCACTTGACATGTGTGAATAAATCACAAATAAAAGCATATTCACCttcaaaactaaaatataataaattaacctTGCGATTTGAGATTTAATTCATTCATATGGCCTGTAATGTCCACGCAAAAAGCCAATCTACAAAGCCATTCTATGTCTAACCAAAGTGGTTATTTCGGTTTTTCTTTGTGAGAAACAAATCTAATTCCTTTCTTAtttgaaaaaatcgtaaaagaatTTTCCCGCAACTAAACCATCGAATTTCCGTATAATAAAGTAAGTCTGTAAATTCGCATTCACATTCTTTAAGAAATTCACGAAACTCTCGACGGTTAAATCCATGAGATCAAACAAAATTGGCCATAGAAATAAGGGGCTTTAAAACGCAAGACATGTCCACATATTTCCCACATGGTGCCTATTGATTATTTACTAAATTAGAGCCTGTTGATGAATAATGCAATGAAGAAACATGGGCGACGGAACTCCATCAGAATTGCAAGCTTTTATGATCTTTCCTACCAAACCGTGCTTTATTCCTGACATATTCTTTCCTCCATCGATAGTTAcacaatgtaatttattttactgcAGTTTATATTCTGAAATAGTCTCATGTAATTCTTTAAATAAGTTTTCTTTGTTGCAATTTGTCCGAATAAGTTGCAACCAATATCCTCGATTCGTCGTGCAATCGTATTTGCTCCAagacttatatttttaaatacattttctttttccggGTATAACTCTTCTACTGTTTGccttatacattcttttattaacACTCCATCAGAAAAAGGCTTTCCATTTTTAGCCAAGAGATAAGCTATTTTATAGCTTACCATAGTAATTGATTCATTTTCATTAGATTTTCTTTTGAACATTATTTGTTGAGATAATAAAATTCGACAAAGTGATTCAAATTTTCAAACGGCACTCAGTGtcaatttttcgtttatttttacataaaatattcatgtttagactctaaatatattaatagtttaagaattttaaataaatggATAATTATAAGAGTTATAAAGTTAACCGATAATTACAACGCcaacaacaaagcaaaaaaagcaaaaatatatttatttaatttaattacgtATTTgatatattcaaaaaatattattaactatTAAATAAGTAATATAAGTTAATAACAACAAGCGGGCCGGATGCCACAAAAAGATATTTACAACAGCCGGGCCGGATTAAATCACATGGCGGGCCGGGGTTTGGAGACCCCTGGGCTAACCCATGGCTTAGGATGGCGAAAAGAGCTCTCGGACACCCAGGAATTGTCCTTCAAAGTCCTCCCTGAGTAGATGATAATGTCTGGGTGGCAGGTAAGGCGGTAAGTTATTGTTTGCGGCTGAGAGGTGAGCGTGTGTAAGGGACTGAAAAGGCAGGAATGTCTAAGGTCCTTATCTATCCTCTACTAACAAcctctttttaaataaaaattttttttcttcatctcttgtTATTATTTTACCTGTTGCTGTCCTGCACGGTTAATTAGATTATCGATTTTTGCGGTGATTCGTTTCAACGTTTAACGGCAACGGCTCGTTGTCAACCTGGGCTCACTTAAAACCGGTCACATTTATTAATGACAATTACTTGtccatttaattaattttaatagttgtatttacattttatacTATAATAAATTTTATGATGCCCACATTTTccaaatatatgagaaaatatcgAATCAGTTTCAACGAAATGCATAATTTGAATGTCTAGGGATGTCTTTGTCTAAATGTTCACTCCACTCTACCTTATTTCTGGGtattcaaattacttttaaatacaaagaatgatAAATTTAATAGTAAAacaagaatttgaaaataataattgtgaCCGGTTTTATTTTGGACCAGGTTTTATTTGGACGACATGCtcagattataataaaaaatttttttttaaatttcccactaaaaaaaaagataataatataaattaataaaaaaccttaatatttatttaattaattaacgcGTGCATATGGGTTCTAGTGGATTAACaagagaagaatgaaaataatcaGTGTATATTAAGAATAGTATATTAATGATTCCAATATGGACAAAAGAGAAAAGTAGCGCCTTAAAAatcgcaatttttttttaattttgttgacgAAAAGGCCTATTttgtaaagaataacaaaaatattcgTTTTTTTTGTTCGGAAGAGAGAGAACTTAAGCTTAAAAATATCAAAGTAAGCTAAATATTGAATTTAAAGCTATTACATAATGAAAATCATTTTGGCGTGATCGAAGTTGTTAAGCCTAAAATTTACTGCGTCCAAAAAACGTTCTGAAAATCTTCGATTAAGGTTaaaatgttagggttagggttaaacttTTGTTAAGGGTTAGGTTAAAATGTTAGGGTTTAAGGAGAAAATGTTTAgggtttaaaaattttgtttagggtAAGTTAAAATGTAGGGTTAGGAGAAAAATTTTGTGGTTAGGGTTGTAAAATTTGTTTAGGTTAAGGCTAAAATGTTAGGTTCTAGggttaaaaactttttttaagttaaggttaaaatgtttaggTTTACGGAGAGAAAATGTTCAGGGTTAGGGTTGAAATTTTGTTAGTTTAGATtaagatttttataataaaattaaattttttaggtTCGGACAAAACTATTAAAATagggtttttaaaattaaattaaaaattagggTTGTTAGAATTAGTGATTTGGGTGTAGGGCTATGATGAAAATTAAATGTCTTAGGgttctatattttaaaattttataattaatagaaattatatttagtttttaattttttaagacGGAAAAGaccaatttttaataaatatcgtAACGAGAACGGTTTGTTCTTTGTAATTAATCAAAATTGTTGATTGGTTTGGTTTTGCAtactctatttttaaaaaaactaaaatgaaaataaagaaaaaaaaaactatacaaaagtATAATTTTTAACATAACTAATTATAGTTTTAGTGGAATAAaaatttttctattgatttttttctcatgGTCCAAAATGAAAACCTGTCCAAAATGAAACCTTGTGACAATAATTATTGGTTCAATTTTTGAGTATTTTATTGGCTCTTTTATTTGCCAACTCAACGCGTGCTTCGTTTGAAATTGcctaaaaaattcaaaacaaaacaaaagataaccATATTATTTATTCTTGTGATTTGCTTGTTTTGTGATTTGAATTCTGCCCCAATGTCGATCGCCATGTTTCGCAGATTGGTCATGACGCCCATCACTTCACCAATGTTTTCTTCCATTTGGGTCTCCCGTTGGTCGTTTGTAAGACTGTATAAGATTATTCGACATGTTTTAAACCGCGTGATATACCCAGAGTCGTTCCCGCCAATTTTAGAAGTATTTCCTGTAATTCTGATCGCATCTGTGCCTTGAATCCCATCGTCGTTTTTTTTCCAGATGTCGTTGTATTcgggatttttagaaaatttcttcttccttttttaaagAAGCATTTTGGCTAAACTTTTTCCATGGAAGTACAAAAAGTCCGCAGCATTTTTCCAGCCCTTCAAGATTTTTTTCAGCATCTTCTATGCCACGGTTAACGCGTTGCATGTTTTCCTCAATTTTGTCCAATTGTTCTATTTTGCAGAATATAcgtaaacatatttatttttaattagcaaTCAATCAATTGCCTATAGCATACCTCCCTGCTCATCAAGCATGACTAAAGTTCGAATTCCTGCATCTTTgctctatatttaaaaaattggatATTTTCGGTACTTTGTTGGAGTTTTCCACCATTCGACGAGTGCTTTGAAGGCTCTGAAATGTGctgattaaaataaattatacactTTCGATAACATCATCTATTTGTCTGTTAAAACTTTGAGGAGATTCGTTTCCTTCAGCAGACAATGGATCAAACGAATTACTAGATGACcgattcattttatttgtatttcattaaaaatgtatTGTTTTAGAAAATTTGGTTTGCtgagtataatatattttatgattattagaagaaataaaaataatatttttattaattcaatttaaaaaagatagtatttattcaatttatattcgataaaaaataaacaaaaaaattaaaaatatgaacccaattattttttcatcaaaaaaccttttcaattaaaatatattaaaatataatattaaataatcattttataaaaaaatttaaatttataaaatagtaTAAACTTATTTCCCAAATGTCTGATGTTATCGAACTTCGTATCAGAGGAACAGACGAggtaattctttaaaaataaaaatagcttaTTGAAATTGATGTCAAAAACCTACCAGAATACACCGAAATACTAAACATAATGGAGAATGAAAACATTCCACTCTATTCTGCCCTCGAACTAGCAGTACAATATAAACTATCAATCTAAAGTTATCATATTACCGCTCTGGGGACCACGCTGGCTTCGAATCTATATTAACCTCAAGCGAGGAATACTGCGATTCGAACTACGAAGGCTCTGAACTCGACTTAATGCACATTTTGGACAGCCTAGCAATATTCTACACAAGAAAAGCCCACCAAACACGAAATGAGGCCCAAAAAAGTGAATATTTCGAGAAAGCGACGTGTCTTTACTCAAAAACAGACAGAATGATGTCATACGACCAGGTTAGCCACCAATAACACGTCCAAGATGCATCTCCTTGGTCGGGCATATTTATATCTTCACCACGGCGGCACAATCGAGCAGGCCGAGGACCAATTTGACTTTATTTTATCACTGGTACCCCACATTGTCACTACATTTGAGGACTCGAGGTGTATTCCCGCGCTTTTGGCTAAAGCTCGGATTTGTTTTGGCCGGAAGGAGTACAAGCGggctttaaaatattattgtgacGCACTCAGGGCGAATCCCAACGGCCCTGCCTCGATTCGACTCGGAATTGGGCTGTGTTACTCCAAATTGGGAAAGTTCGACAATGCTCGGTATATGAAGGAGTGTTTGTACGTTAGACTGGCCTTTGGGAGGACACTTCGGCTGGATAGCACGTGCACTGGGGCGCTGGTGGGACTGGCATTGCTCGAACTGAACACCAAGACGTCGGTTTCGATCAAAAATGGGATCGAACTGCTTTCAGCTGCCTATGGAATTGATCCAGATGATCCGATGATTCTGAATCATTTAGCAAATCACTTTTTCTACAAAAAAGACTACGCGAAGGTGAAGCCCTTAGCTCACCACGCCTTCAATAATTCATTCCACGAAAAAATGAAGGTGGAGAGTCTCTACCATATTGCCAGATATCACCACGTCttggtatatttgtttatattgctaATTTAGGGAAATTACGAGTCGGCGTTTACATTTTACTTCCAATGCACTCAACTGTCCCCCCAAACATTTATTTTGCCTTACTACGGTCTGGGTCAGATATATTTGGAGAggaatgacagacaaaatgtaCTTCTTTGCTATATTTTAGGCTATCAATGCTTTCCAGCGAGTAATTGATATTTGTCCAGACAACTACGAGACCTTGAAGATTCTCGGCTGTCTCTACGCCACTTCCAGCAACAAAGCCGACCGAACCAAGGCGAAGGTCTCCAAATGTGACATTGTGTAGGAATATCTCGGAAAGGTGACTGAAATCCAACCCGACGACGTGGAGGCCTGGATTGAGTTGTCCCAAATTCTGGAATTTTCTGATCCGCAGGTGGACTCTAAAAACATGTGTAGAGAGCCTATAATGCCTACACGACTGCCGCACGAATTTTGGAGCAGAACGTGGAGGTGCAAGTGCCGCCGGAAATACTCAACAACATTGGAGCCCTCTGTTTCAAGTTGTGTCGATTCGAAGAGGCCGAGGTTGATTGTTTGATTGCTGAATGTGTCCAGCAATACTTTGAGTCAGCCCTGGAGACTTGTGGCCAGGAAGTGTCGAAGGACGAGGTGTATTACAGCGTGATTGCTGTGACGATCAAATACAACATTGGGCGAGTGTATGAGGCCACCCACGACTGTGAGAGAGCGgaagagacatacacacaaatactggCCAAACACCCCAAATATATAGACTGTATGGTAATGAATGTGAACTAGCAGGCTATTTCAGACTGTTCAGTATTTATAATGGGAGGGGTAAGACTTTGGAGGCGGAGGACTACTTGAAACAGGCTCTTTCGGTTGATAAGGTGGTGGGAGTTTGAGTATTTGGAGACAAACTGTGATGGTTGGATAATGCTCTCCAATCTGTG
Protein-coding regions in this window:
- the LOC115228253 gene encoding synaptosomal-associated protein 25-like; amino-acid sequence: MSHLETFALSLQSTRRMVENSNKSKDAGIRTLVMLDEQGEQLDKIEENMQRVNRGIEDAEKNLEGLEKCCGLFVLPWKNLTNDQRETQMEENIGEVMGVMTNLRNMAIDIGAEFKSQNKQITRINNMAISNEARVELANKRANKILKN